The Salmo salar chromosome ssa06, Ssal_v3.1, whole genome shotgun sequence sequence TGGTATGTCTGAATTTGAAGAAGTCTCCCAATGCAACAGTGATCCATCCTCTGAGCATGAGAACAGGTGGTCTGGGTTGGATGGATGAAAATGGACCTCCCACACTGTGAGCACAACAAAAACACGAGTTAAAACCTTTAAACTGAAGATCGACTTGCTGTTTTAGTGAATGAACTACTTCCATAAATATGTCTTACTTTCAGAAGAGTGTGCCTCCATAAGTGAAAAGGGCATGTTGCCTTGTCTCACATCCCAGATACAGAGCATGCCATCCTGCCCCCCTGTGGCCACAATGTGTTGTTGGTTGGGGTGCCTGTCCACACAATGCAGCGGGACTCTGTCTCCAGTTCTAGaaggcccccccaaaaaatagacacaaaaacaacacttaaagatgcactatgcagaaatcactctgtcatttcctggttgctaaatttCTGATCGTTATTTTAATTTCAGTCTACGtaacaaaataagcaagtatagtgtagagaatcattgtaccttcTAAACcactgaaatacattttccataaccaaaaatattgtattttcagctgtttgaagctggtgtacaaaaccaaaagtaaaagaagcAAAACTGAAACTTAAGAACATGGAAGCATAGAAATCGCACATATAGAACAGatataccgcttcttagacttgtttTTAGTGAATAACTGGTCTATAACACAttttatgtgaatttggttgggtagCCCAAAAAtatacatattgcagcttttaaaaaaacaacaaaggaCATTACACAATAAAGTTGTTGCACCAGAAAAACTGATTTACTTCAGCTCCTCAAAAATGTAATCATCTTACAGTGAAAGAATCTGCGATGGTTCATTGCCTGGTTGCCTGAAGTCCCATATTTTGAGCTGGCCAATAGAATTGACGGTAAGGATCTCTGTAGTCCTCAGGAAAGTCACAGCATGGATTGCGCTACTGTCAGCCTTTTCTGACAGGAATGAAAAATAATATGTCAGTATCATCTTGGCTAAAGGGTGAGATTTCACTTGAAGTTACAGCTGACTTTTGGAAATGGATATGAAGGCTATGTCATTGCAAATTCAAAATGCAACCTTTAAGAAAATAATGGGCATTGCCAGGAGAGCATACAATTATATACACTCTTGTTAGCACATAAAGGACCTATTGTTTCCTTCTCAGACCTATGGTGCGCTGCACTCCTTCCTGGTCCGCTCTGAAGAGCATGATCCTTCCATCTTCCCCAACCGTGACAATCTCAGGGCTGTTACACACAACTCCAGTACATGGGGCGTTGTCGCAGGGATAATGATGTGCTCTTTCCCACAGTTGAGAAACAGACAATGTCTGTAGAGAAGAGAAAATAGATGCTATTAAAAACAAGGTCCTCCACAAGCTAACTTGACATTTGTAATTGATGTATCCATGATTGTTGGTATATCTTCATTATGACTATGTCTTGTGAAGTAACATCCATACCTGGCTGTTGTGGTGATGCTGAAAGATAGTCACCGCTCCAGTTGATGACGCTGTTACTATTCTGTCTTGATCCAGAAACTAAAGGAGTGTAAGATTGACATTGAattatgcagtggtgtaaagtacttaagtaaaaatactttaaagtactacttaagtagttctttgggtatctgtactttactatttatgtttttgccaacttttatttcactacattcctaaagaaaattatgtactttttactcaataccctttccctgacacccaaaagtactcgttacattttgacagggaaatggtccaattcacatactTATTAAAAGAAcatccatggtcatccctactgcctctgatctggcagactcattaaatacaaatgctttgtttgcaaattatgtctgagtgttggagtgtgccccggcTATCCGTcaatgggggaaaaaaaacaaacatttgccgTCTAGTTTGCGTAATAAGCAATTGGAAAtggttgatacttaagtacattttagcaattccatttacttttggtaTTTAAGTGTACTTAAAACCAAATAAttgtactcaagtagtatttcactgggtgactttcacttttttattaaggcatctttacttttactcaagtattgaCAATTGAGTaattttccaccactgcaattaTGACATCATTATATTGAAAATCAGGACCAAGGACAATAATATCTAATATTTTACACCTAATAGTATATTAACTTACTTGAAGGTCCAgaacatccccattatgtttgtATTCACATACTAATTGAGGGTCTCCCTCAAATTCATCGTCCATACTGGAGACGCCATTCTCTCCGATGGACCAAATGGAAATGCTGTTGTCCTGAAAAAGAGATTTCGCTGGAGGTTTGCAATCACACAGAAATGTTCAACAGCTGAGTGATGGTAAGTTACACTAGCTatcagtgcttaatttgagccgaACAGGATCCGCACCTCTCAGATTTGACTGTTTGTTCCGGCATCTATTTGCCCAGATCCGGTATCGCTCGCTGcatgatttttttattatttcactgttTGCACTTTAAACATTCTAATAAAAGTGATCAGCGTTAAATCAAGTTGCTTCCTCGTTATTTCTGCCGCTCCCCAGAAAGACCATCATGAAAAAGTGCGGTGATCCTTCTATGTAATCATCCTATCCTGCAACACTGATTCCAGACCTGATCTCTTACTTGTACATAGAGGTTATGGGGAGGGCCAGAGGGGTAAGTAACTGATCTTGACAAAGGTCTTGGTAGTGGTGGTCAGATAGTGAAGAAGTCCCTACGTAATCACCTCACGTAGCCTAGTCGTCTCCCTACTGAATTTGAATCGTGGGAACACTAAATAAAAAGTTGATAAGAAAAGGCAATCAAGTTTGACATTTTTCAAGTCCAAAAATCCGGACAAAGATGGTGAATCAAACCAAGAACGAGGCAGAGAACTGTCAGTGCCGGAAGAAAGGCGTGAGGGGAAAACTGTTCCTGATGGCAATACTAATCCCACCAGTTCAGCATCACCACCGGCACCTCCACTAGCTAGTAGGCCTACTAGCGAgtcagggagagggagacgggggacGGTGCATCCACCGACGAAGTGCTTGGAGCAGGTGCAATTTGCAGTTCAAGAACAAGCAAACGCATAACCCCTTGCTTGTCATACATAATTCAAAGTTGGACTGTACAACATGCAAAAAGGTAGGGAGCTTGGGTCTAGAAAACGACTGGAGGGATTAAACTAGCAAAATAGTTGGTGGAATGTACAGTAAATTAACATCCTATGCATCAGACATAAAACAAACAGAGCCCTCAGAAAAAAAGGTTTTTGAACATGCCTGAACCAAAGCGCATTTGGTGGCAGCCTTGTAGACAAGGCTGAAGAGGACACCCAGGTTAACActcaaaatgaaataaaaaaaatacactacAGCCAGTCTTCAGAACAGCCTTAGGAGGCTAAACATCACAGCCACATGCTCGCTCACGGCTTTGAGCAATAAgttgactctcaggagttaaatggacttgacatggggctcccgagtgccgcagcgatctaaggcaccacatctcagtgcttgaggcgtcactatagacaccctggtttgattccaggctgtatcacaaccggccgtgatttggagtcctaAAGGGCGGTGCATAATAGGCCCATTGTCAttcaggtttggccggtgtaggcagtcactgtaaataagaatttgttcttaactgacttgcctagttaaataaagtaaaaataaaaaataatgtaaAACATGGGGAGTCATTGTGGGAGGTTTTGAAAACTAAGGCAGTCCATTATTTTGTCCTTTACCTTCACAGCACAGAACAAGTTTAATCTGAATATGTGCTTCATATTATCACATAGGCAGGAGGCCTATATATATTCTCATATGTGTGTTCTGCTGTAGCTTACATTTATGTATTTTATGAAGTTATATTGCGATATTTGTTCTACTGCTACATTGATGTCTTGAAAATGATATGCAATTCAGGTCTTGTAAGCCCCACAGTGgagtatacactaccgttcaaaagtttggggtcacttagaaatgtccttgtttttgaaagaaaagtagatgttgtccattaaaataacatcaaatacatcagaaatacagtgtagacattgttaatgttgtaaatgactattgtagctggaaatggcagattttttttatggaacatctacataggcatacagaggcccattatcagcaaccatcattcctgtgtttcaatggcacattgtgttagctactccaagtttatcattttaaaaggcgaattgttcattagaaaacccttttgcaattat is a genomic window containing:
- the LOC106607749 gene encoding nucleoporin Nup43; this encodes MEGINAKYVSKKISKTRWRPVSSSSLQQPDIFATGSWDNEDNSISIWSIGENGVSSMDDEFEGDPQLVCEYKHNGDVLDLQFLDQDRIVTASSTGAVTIFQHHHNSQTLSVSQLWERAHHYPCDNAPCTGVVCNSPEIVTVGEDGRIMLFRADQEGVQRTIEKADSSAIHAVTFLRTTEILTVNSIGQLKIWDFRQPGNEPSQILSLTGDRVPLHCVDRHPNQQHIVATGGQDGMLCIWDVRQGNMPFSLMEAHSSEMWEVHFHPSNPDHLFSCSEDGSLLHWETSSNSDIPSFLQGGRNTSIISRNAIAPAGGNQSLINAWLTGDSSKGHLETTHMLPTQMLSVNSLDVLGQCLVCGTDGEAIYVNRHVPI